The Bacillus sp. BGMRC 2118 genome contains a region encoding:
- a CDS encoding AraC family transcriptional regulator produces the protein MQRLSSIQQELIKQFTQAKIEKDKSFFVHPSYQLEQELLHWVRNANLTKANQILNEINKLDRATLAYEPLRSLKNSLICLCTLLTRETIKAGVAPETAYDLSDVLIRHIEKVSDKKMLHQVEYEMVQTFIQSIIDYGQKPFQNEIIDRSIEYIQQNLFQPLTLESIAEEIQVSPNYLSTLFRKKVGVSIKEYINRKKIEESKYFLLHTGATLLDISLLLGYCNQSYYTSLFKKYIGITPKQFKRNSNAKNSA, from the coding sequence ATGCAAAGATTGTCTTCTATTCAACAAGAGTTAATAAAACAGTTTACACAAGCTAAAATTGAAAAAGATAAGTCATTTTTTGTTCATCCATCCTATCAGCTTGAGCAAGAGTTATTGCATTGGGTTCGTAATGCAAATCTAACAAAGGCCAATCAAATTCTTAATGAAATTAATAAACTAGACCGAGCTACGCTGGCATATGAACCCTTGCGCTCATTAAAAAATTCTCTTATCTGCTTATGTACCCTTCTCACTCGCGAAACGATCAAAGCAGGAGTGGCACCGGAGACGGCCTATGATTTAAGTGATGTATTAATCAGGCATATCGAAAAGGTGTCAGATAAAAAAATGCTTCATCAAGTAGAATACGAAATGGTGCAAACTTTTATACAGTCAATTATTGATTATGGGCAAAAGCCTTTTCAAAATGAGATCATTGACCGTTCAATCGAATATATCCAGCAAAACCTCTTTCAGCCTTTAACGTTAGAAAGTATCGCAGAAGAAATACAAGTCAGCCCTAATTACCTTTCTACCTTATTTCGAAAAAAAGTTGGCGTATCCATAAAAGAATATATCAACCGGAAAAAAATTGAAGAGTCGAAGTATTTCTTACTTCATACAGGGGCGACTCTTCTTGATATCTCTTTGTTACTCGGATATTGTAATCAAAGTTATTACACCAGCCTTTTTAAGAAATACATCGGTATCACCCCGAAGCAATTTAAAAGAAATAGCAATGCAAAAAACTCAGCGTAA
- a CDS encoding alanyl-tRNA editing protein — translation MTTKLYYDDAYKTSFVSQLVKQERDEQGRRYITLEETAFYPTGGGQPFDTGTVNGVMVLDAMEVDGEIRHFVAEEIQGTQVEGKINWKRRFDHMQQHAGQHILSASFALKYGFETVSFHLGQETLTIDIKTEQLTEEQALLVEELANQIILENRPIETKWVTEKEGMQYPLRKKLAVTDNVRLVIIPDFDYNGCGGTHPTTTGQVSSIKILGWEKQKKNTTRVEFVCGDRVRKQLHNKNKVVTEVGRIVSAPEQEITTAVQRLIEQGKSMEKTIEDLREKLLQVEAQNLLISQKDGYLGVVLQNRTMQDLQKLARIVTSIDEHIVFVLVTENDKKQQIVVARGKLAPGSMKTLIQDVLSVINGKGGGNDLLAQGGGEAGTVTNEELLWVALDKAKSLELGNN, via the coding sequence ATGACTACTAAATTGTATTATGATGATGCCTATAAGACTTCTTTTGTCAGTCAACTTGTTAAACAAGAAAGGGATGAACAAGGGAGAAGATACATTACATTAGAAGAAACGGCCTTTTATCCAACTGGTGGAGGACAACCCTTTGATACAGGAACAGTAAATGGCGTAATGGTACTAGACGCTATGGAAGTGGATGGAGAAATCCGTCATTTTGTAGCTGAAGAAATACAGGGTACTCAAGTAGAGGGGAAGATCAATTGGAAGCGTCGATTTGATCATATGCAGCAGCATGCAGGTCAGCATATATTATCTGCATCGTTCGCACTGAAATATGGATTTGAAACGGTCAGTTTTCACCTAGGACAGGAAACGTTAACCATTGATATAAAGACAGAGCAACTTACTGAGGAACAGGCATTACTAGTAGAAGAATTGGCAAATCAAATCATTCTAGAAAATCGCCCTATTGAAACAAAATGGGTAACAGAAAAAGAGGGAATGCAGTATCCATTGCGAAAAAAGCTGGCGGTTACAGATAATGTGAGATTAGTAATTATTCCAGATTTTGACTATAACGGCTGTGGAGGTACGCATCCAACCACAACTGGACAAGTGAGTAGCATTAAAATCCTCGGATGGGAGAAGCAAAAGAAAAATACAACAAGGGTTGAATTTGTCTGTGGAGACCGTGTACGTAAACAATTACACAACAAAAATAAAGTAGTAACTGAAGTTGGAAGAATAGTAAGTGCCCCTGAACAAGAAATAACTACAGCTGTGCAACGTTTAATCGAACAAGGAAAATCTATGGAAAAAACAATAGAGGATCTGCGTGAAAAGCTCTTGCAAGTCGAAGCACAAAATCTTCTAATCAGTCAAAAAGATGGATACCTGGGTGTAGTTCTGCAAAATCGAACGATGCAGGATCTACAAAAGTTAGCGCGTATTGTCACAAGTATTGATGAACATATCGTTTTCGTTCTTGTTACTGAAAATGATAAGAAACAGCAAATTGTTGTAGCACGTGGAAAATTAGCACCAGGCAGTATGAAAACGCTCATCCAAGATGTTCTATCAGTTATTAATGGAAAAGGTGGCGGAAATGATTTGTTGGCACAAGGGGGCGGGGAAGCGGGTACCGTTACAAATGAAGAATTATTGTGGGTGGCACTCGATAAAGCAAAATCTCTTGAACTAGGTAATAACTAA
- a CDS encoding SRPBCC family protein: MPTIYHEIVINAPITTCFDLSRDVTVHTQTVAHTKEKIISHHPSPLLEKGDIVTFEAIHFCIRQKLTAKVIQMEKPYSFTDEMIKGAFKSLRHIHEFKQVETGTLMIDKLTFESPLGKVGDIANVLFLEKYMEKFIAYRARKLKKMAENNSTDRGMT; this comes from the coding sequence ATGCCCACTATTTATCATGAAATAGTCATTAATGCGCCCATAACCACTTGCTTTGACTTAAGCAGGGATGTTACTGTCCATACACAAACAGTTGCTCATACGAAAGAAAAAATAATAAGTCATCATCCTTCACCATTATTAGAAAAAGGTGACATTGTTACATTTGAAGCTATTCACTTTTGCATTAGACAAAAACTAACGGCTAAAGTTATTCAAATGGAAAAGCCCTATTCTTTTACAGATGAGATGATAAAGGGTGCATTCAAATCACTCCGTCATATACATGAGTTCAAGCAAGTGGAGACAGGTACCTTAATGATTGATAAGCTTACCTTTGAGTCACCGTTAGGTAAAGTAGGAGACATCGCAAATGTGCTGTTTTTAGAAAAATATATGGAGAAGTTTATTGCATACCGTGCCAGAAAGTTAAAAAAGATGGCTGAGAATAATTCAACGGATAGGGGGATGACATGA
- a CDS encoding sugar ABC transporter permease — MGVSGWLYILPTLILIGIFSLWPVVQSITYSFFDYRLNDQQKAGLYINERFNTDLFNETALYVGLFLDEELVNISDPEDQADVQQLIEKVTTVGAKYKDQKGVITISEEEKEAINKLHKESKATYEELASKYTLTHAENLPLLIEDFHNSVIPSNFIGFKAYKTALGDERIRIALVNTVIFTIFSVTLELILGLGLAMVLNKAIFGQGLVRTTSLVPWAIPTAVAALMWSYLYDGSSGIVAHFFEMIGIVDQSQDLLLSASGAMMATILADVWKTTPYMALLLLAGLQNIPNSLYEAASIDGATKVQSFFRVTLPLLKPSILVALLFRTLDAFRVFDLIFVLTGGGPGGSTETMSIYAYKTMFGQTNFGYGSVVVMLMFVCVAIIAIVFVRLLGANILDRS, encoded by the coding sequence ATGGGAGTATCCGGATGGTTATACATACTGCCTACATTAATCCTAATTGGGATTTTTTCATTGTGGCCTGTTGTACAATCGATTACATACTCATTCTTTGATTATCGATTAAATGACCAGCAAAAGGCAGGTCTCTATATAAACGAGCGATTTAACACAGATTTATTTAACGAAACAGCTTTATATGTTGGACTGTTCCTAGATGAGGAACTAGTGAATATATCTGATCCAGAAGACCAGGCTGATGTTCAGCAATTAATTGAGAAAGTTACTACAGTAGGCGCAAAATATAAAGACCAAAAAGGTGTCATAACAATTTCAGAGGAAGAAAAAGAAGCAATTAATAAGCTGCATAAAGAATCAAAGGCAACATATGAAGAATTAGCAAGTAAATACACATTAACACATGCAGAAAATTTACCATTACTCATTGAAGATTTTCATAACTCTGTCATACCATCCAACTTTATTGGATTTAAAGCATATAAAACAGCACTAGGTGATGAACGAATAAGAATTGCTTTAGTCAACACAGTCATCTTCACCATATTTTCTGTAACATTAGAACTTATTCTAGGGTTAGGTCTTGCAATGGTCTTGAATAAAGCGATATTTGGTCAGGGTTTAGTTAGAACAACTTCACTAGTTCCATGGGCAATACCGACAGCCGTAGCTGCTTTAATGTGGAGCTATTTATATGACGGCAGTAGCGGGATTGTGGCACATTTCTTTGAGATGATAGGGATTGTGGACCAATCACAAGATTTATTATTAAGTGCAAGTGGTGCCATGATGGCAACCATCTTAGCTGATGTTTGGAAAACAACACCGTATATGGCGTTATTACTTTTAGCTGGTTTACAAAACATACCGAACTCTCTTTATGAAGCGGCGTCCATTGATGGGGCAACGAAAGTTCAAAGCTTCTTCAGAGTCACGCTACCTTTATTAAAGCCATCTATCTTAGTTGCGTTATTATTCCGTACATTAGATGCCTTCCGAGTATTTGATTTGATTTTTGTTCTTACAGGTGGAGGTCCAGGTGGTTCAACAGAGACAATGTCGATTTACGCATACAAAACAATGTTTGGTCAAACAAACTTTGGCTATGGATCAGTCGTTGTCATGCTCATGTTTGTTTGCGTGGCAATCATTGCAATCGTATTTGTAAGACTGCTTGGTGCCAATATACTAGATCGTAGTTAA
- a CDS encoding extracellular solute-binding protein → MKSWKSKLVSFSLMSTLLLAGCGGGDGEDAKGTEDKGTDKGAGEEVVIKFGAQNDSTPATQALIDGFNESQDKYKVEWEALTNDSAQMHDQLLNSLSSGSSDYDVISMDVVWAGEFAGAGFLEPIDTRLADAGLKKDQFNAGSMTSGNYKGKQYTLPFFPDLGLLYYRKDIVSPEDAAKLDSGDYTYDDLYTMAEKYTGQANTKYGFLYQSKQYEGLTVNVTEFSNSYGDVKSGLETMYKFTNAAFSPKDILNFMEGETATNFTQGNAVFARNWPYQFGMIKGQEEGVTVKVDQVGIAPLPNGGSVGGWLLGVNKNSKNIEGAWEFIQYAAGEEGQKIMSTQGGYLPGFNALLEDEEVKAANEMLSYPGFQKALSTTIARPVSPEYNKVSDTIQVQAHKYLSSGNGVDEAATAITDAAKSE, encoded by the coding sequence ATGAAAAGTTGGAAATCAAAACTTGTATCATTCTCTCTTATGTCGACACTTTTATTAGCAGGTTGTGGCGGTGGAGATGGTGAAGATGCAAAAGGAACTGAAGACAAAGGTACAGATAAGGGTGCAGGTGAAGAAGTAGTTATTAAATTTGGTGCACAAAATGACAGTACTCCTGCAACACAGGCACTAATCGATGGATTCAACGAAAGCCAAGATAAGTACAAGGTTGAGTGGGAAGCCTTAACAAATGACTCTGCACAAATGCATGACCAATTACTTAATTCATTATCAAGTGGTTCAAGTGATTATGACGTCATTTCAATGGACGTTGTATGGGCTGGTGAATTTGCAGGCGCTGGATTCCTAGAACCAATTGACACTCGTTTAGCTGATGCTGGGTTAAAGAAAGATCAATTTAACGCTGGTTCAATGACATCCGGTAACTATAAAGGGAAGCAATACACACTTCCGTTCTTTCCGGACTTGGGTCTCCTTTACTATCGTAAAGATATTGTAAGTCCTGAAGATGCTGCTAAGTTAGACAGCGGTGATTACACATATGATGATCTATACACAATGGCTGAAAAGTATACAGGTCAAGCTAACACAAAATACGGATTTCTGTATCAATCGAAGCAATATGAAGGTTTAACAGTTAACGTAACCGAATTCTCGAATTCATATGGTGATGTTAAGTCTGGTTTAGAAACGATGTATAAATTCACAAATGCAGCATTCTCACCAAAAGATATACTAAACTTCATGGAAGGTGAGACAGCGACAAACTTTACACAAGGAAATGCTGTTTTCGCTCGTAACTGGCCATATCAATTCGGTATGATTAAAGGTCAAGAAGAAGGCGTAACGGTAAAGGTTGACCAAGTAGGTATCGCTCCACTTCCAAACGGTGGTTCTGTAGGAGGATGGTTACTAGGAGTTAATAAAAACTCTAAAAATATTGAAGGTGCATGGGAATTCATCCAATATGCTGCGGGTGAAGAAGGACAAAAAATCATGTCTACACAAGGTGGTTACCTACCAGGATTTAATGCTCTATTAGAGGATGAAGAAGTAAAAGCGGCAAATGAAATGCTTTCTTATCCTGGATTCCAAAAGGCACTATCCACAACGATTGCACGCCCAGTTTCTCCTGAGTACAACAAAGTATCTGATACCATTCAAGTTCAAGCACATAAATATTTGAGCTCAGGTAATGGTGTAGATGAAGCAGCAACAGCAATTACAGATGCTGCGAAATCGGAGTAG